The Streptomyces achromogenes genome window below encodes:
- a CDS encoding bifunctional nuclease family protein, giving the protein MNELDVVGVRVEMPSNQPIVLLREVGGDRYLPIWIGPGEATAIAFAQQGMAPARPLTHDLFKDVLEAVGQELTEVRITDLREGVFYAELVFASGVEVSARPSDAIALALRTGTPIYGSDTVLDDAGIAIPDEQEDEVEKFREFLDQISPEDFGTSNQ; this is encoded by the coding sequence GTGAACGAGCTCGATGTCGTAGGTGTCCGGGTCGAGATGCCCTCCAACCAACCGATCGTGCTGCTGCGCGAAGTGGGAGGCGACCGCTACCTCCCCATCTGGATCGGACCTGGGGAGGCGACGGCCATCGCCTTCGCCCAGCAGGGCATGGCCCCGGCGCGACCGCTGACCCACGACCTGTTCAAGGACGTGCTGGAAGCCGTCGGCCAGGAGCTCACCGAAGTGCGCATCACGGATCTGCGGGAGGGAGTCTTCTACGCGGAGCTGGTCTTCGCCAGCGGCGTCGAGGTGAGTGCGCGCCCGTCCGACGCCATAGCGCTGGCCCTGCGCACCGGAACGCCGATCTACGGCAGCGACACGGTGCTGGACGACGCGGGAATCGCCATCCCGGACGAGCAGGAGGACGAGGTCGAGAAGTTCCGCGAGTTCCTCGACCAGATCTCGCCTGAGGACTTCGGCACCAGCAACCAGTAG
- a CDS encoding PRC-barrel domain-containing protein, which translates to MQTDIDPRNLIGRKAFDRNGAKIGTVDEVYLDDATGVPEWAAIRTGLFSRDAFVPLEPSELVEGTLHIPFDRALIKDAPDFGVGRHLSPEQELQLYHHYGLDVAAPPPLPDHDFGRLAGTDES; encoded by the coding sequence GTGCAGACCGACATCGATCCGCGCAACCTGATCGGCCGCAAGGCGTTCGACCGCAACGGGGCGAAGATAGGCACCGTCGACGAGGTCTACCTCGACGACGCGACCGGTGTACCGGAGTGGGCCGCCATCCGCACGGGCCTGTTCTCCCGTGACGCCTTCGTCCCCCTGGAGCCCAGCGAGCTGGTCGAGGGGACCCTGCACATCCCGTTCGACCGCGCGCTGATCAAGGACGCCCCCGACTTCGGCGTGGGCCGCCATCTCTCCCCGGAGCAGGAACTCCAGCTCTACCACCACTACGGTCTGGACGTGGCGGCCCCTCCCCCGCTGCCCGACCACGATTTCGGCCGTCTGGCGGGCACGGACGAAAGCTGA
- a CDS encoding DUF881 domain-containing protein, with amino-acid sequence MSDGDETPENRLRKELPDEVPVTSSGDGPAREPAETTSNGRRRLVEGLWPPRVTRAQLIVALLLFGLGFGLAVQVASNSDSGNALRGARQEDLVRILDELDDRSQRLEDEKQGLEKQQQELENSSDQAEEARKQTVEKERQLGILAGTVAAQGPGITMTIEDTKGAVEADMLLDAIQELRAAGAEAIQVNGVRVVAGTFLTESGGGVSVDGNKINAPYRFKVIGNPQDLEPALNIPGGVVQTLEKEQATVVVERSDKIVVDALREAKRPDYARSSAP; translated from the coding sequence ATGAGCGACGGGGACGAGACGCCCGAGAACCGGCTGCGCAAGGAACTGCCCGACGAGGTCCCCGTGACGTCGTCCGGGGACGGACCGGCCCGGGAGCCGGCCGAGACCACGTCCAACGGCCGCCGGCGGCTGGTGGAGGGACTTTGGCCGCCTCGGGTCACGCGGGCCCAACTCATCGTGGCCCTGCTGCTGTTCGGTCTGGGCTTCGGCCTGGCCGTGCAGGTCGCTTCCAACAGCGACAGCGGAAACGCGCTGCGTGGTGCGCGTCAGGAAGATCTTGTACGCATCCTCGATGAACTCGACGACCGCAGTCAGCGTCTTGAGGACGAGAAGCAAGGGCTCGAGAAGCAGCAGCAGGAGCTGGAGAACAGCTCCGACCAGGCTGAGGAGGCCCGCAAGCAGACGGTCGAGAAGGAGAGGCAACTCGGCATTCTGGCGGGCACGGTCGCTGCTCAGGGACCCGGCATCACCATGACCATCGAGGACACGAAGGGAGCGGTCGAGGCGGACATGTTGCTCGACGCGATCCAGGAGCTGCGCGCGGCGGGTGCCGAGGCGATCCAGGTGAACGGTGTGCGGGTCGTTGCCGGCACCTTCCTGACGGAGTCCGGTGGGGGCGTGAGCGTCGACGGGAACAAGATCAACGCGCCCTACCGTTTCAAGGTCATCGGCAACCCGCAGGACCTCGAGCCGGCGCTGAACATCCCCGGAGGCGTCGTCCAGACCCTCGAAAAGGAGCAGGCCACCGTGGTCGTGGAGCGATCGGACAAGATCGTTGTGGACGCCTTGCGAGAGGCGAAGCGGCCTGACTACGCTCGGTCGTCGGCGCCGTGA
- a CDS encoding DUF881 domain-containing protein: protein MSLLTNVMDHSLDDGYAEAAVRKQADGSGGLPRTVRAKLGLAAGLVLAALVVTVGAAQARVAAPVVAKEREELIDRIDRETEAAEELESTVDKLRSDVSARQQEVLKQSGGSDQADLAGLLSGAVAVHGPGVKLVVDDAKEASTGGDGDPRETSGFSDTGRVRDRDMQRVVNGLWASGAEAVSINGQRLTALSAIRAAGDAILVDNKPLVPPYTVLAVGDGKKLSTRFQNSADGLYLNALQENYGVRTAISVASDLRLPAAPSVIVRTAQPSTEKGTS from the coding sequence ATGTCGCTGCTCACCAACGTCATGGACCACAGCCTCGACGACGGTTATGCCGAGGCCGCCGTCCGCAAGCAGGCCGACGGGTCCGGAGGCCTGCCCAGGACGGTACGGGCGAAGCTCGGGCTGGCCGCGGGGCTGGTGCTCGCGGCCCTGGTGGTCACCGTCGGCGCGGCCCAGGCGCGGGTCGCGGCTCCGGTCGTCGCCAAGGAGCGCGAGGAGCTGATCGACCGCATCGACCGCGAGACGGAGGCGGCCGAGGAGCTGGAGAGCACCGTCGACAAACTGCGCAGCGATGTGAGCGCCCGGCAGCAGGAGGTGCTCAAGCAGAGCGGCGGGAGCGATCAGGCGGACCTGGCCGGACTGCTGTCGGGCGCCGTCGCGGTGCACGGGCCGGGCGTGAAGCTCGTCGTGGACGACGCCAAGGAAGCGAGCACCGGCGGCGACGGCGACCCGCGCGAGACCTCCGGGTTCTCCGACACCGGGAGGGTCCGCGACCGTGACATGCAGCGGGTGGTCAACGGACTGTGGGCCTCGGGCGCCGAAGCCGTGTCGATCAACGGCCAGCGGCTGACGGCGCTCTCCGCGATCAGGGCCGCGGGTGACGCGATACTGGTGGACAACAAGCCGCTGGTGCCGCCGTACACCGTGCTCGCGGTGGGGGACGGGAAAAAGCTCAGCACCAGGTTCCAGAACAGCGCGGACGGGCTGTATCTCAACGCCCTGCAGGAGAACTACGGCGTCCGGACGGCCATCTCCGTGGCGAGCGACCTCCGGCTGCCCGCCGCACCGAGCGTGATCGTACGCACAGCACAGCCGAGCACTGAGAAGGGCACATCGTGA
- a CDS encoding FHA domain-containing protein, whose translation MSGGHGRCEGVRVGRCIQSGFVLPHGRVCFGQGESPVKLFAKLFGKSPREGGDNATARHRAQPDAEGQRPLFRDQVAGSGGDVPGGQGAASVDPAQSGGIGFGQPSTSSTGGGFSPMSALVCTRCGNRNAENSRFCSNCGAPLRPGLTPERASETTSTISISGLEAYDSEVTGQTQLPALSPEAQAAVDALPVGSALLVVRRGPNSGSRFLLDGDLTTAGRHPQSDIFLDDVTVSRRHVEFRRNPDGTFKVADVGSLNGTYVNRERIDEIPLSNGDEVQIGKYRLVFYASQRGY comes from the coding sequence CTGTCTGGTGGGCACGGACGTTGTGAAGGTGTCCGGGTCGGCCGGTGTATTCAGTCAGGGTTCGTCCTGCCCCACGGGCGGGTCTGTTTCGGTCAAGGGGAATCGCCCGTGAAGTTGTTTGCGAAGTTGTTCGGCAAGAGCCCGCGTGAGGGTGGCGACAACGCGACCGCCCGTCATCGCGCGCAGCCTGACGCAGAGGGTCAGCGACCGCTGTTCAGGGACCAGGTGGCTGGTTCGGGCGGTGACGTTCCCGGAGGTCAGGGCGCGGCGTCTGTTGACCCTGCGCAGTCCGGCGGCATAGGTTTCGGCCAACCGTCAACCTCGAGTACGGGTGGAGGGTTTTCCCCTATGTCAGCCCTGGTGTGTACGAGGTGCGGTAACCGCAACGCGGAGAACAGCCGCTTCTGCTCGAACTGCGGTGCGCCGCTGCGTCCCGGGCTGACGCCCGAGCGTGCGTCGGAGACGACCTCCACGATCTCGATCTCCGGTCTTGAAGCCTATGACTCCGAGGTCACCGGGCAGACGCAGTTGCCGGCGCTCTCTCCCGAGGCGCAGGCCGCCGTCGACGCGCTGCCGGTGGGCTCCGCGCTGCTGGTGGTGCGTCGTGGCCCGAACTCGGGCAGCCGTTTCCTCCTGGACGGCGACCTGACCACGGCCGGCCGCCATCCGCAGAGCGACATCTTCCTCGACGACGTGACGGTGTCGCGTCGCCACGTGGAGTTCCGTCGCAACCCGGACGGCACGTTCAAGGTGGCGGACGTCGGCAGTCTGAACGGTACTTACGTCAACCGGGAGCGGATCGACGAGATCCCGCTGTCGAACGGTGACGAGGTGCAGATCGGCAAGTACCGGCTGGTCTTCTACGCGAGCCAGCGGGGTTACTGA
- a CDS encoding DNA polymerase IV, with the protein MRNAPTILHLDMDAFFAQAEQASKPSLRGKAVVVGGLGPRGVVATASYEARVFGVHSAMPMAQARRLAPNAAYLVPRFAFYRSISEQVMALLRALSPLVEPLSLDEAFVDLEAGEAAWDRDSARLAGVRLRTDIRAVTGLTGSVGLASCKMLAKIASEEAKPDGLVLIEPGTERQLLGPMPVRTLPGVGPATGDHLRRAGITTVDEIAEAGEDELVRLLGKAHGHALHAMALARDDRPVVAERETKSVSVEDTYDVDIHDRVRVGLEVQRLADRCVRRLREAGLSGRTIVLKVRRYDFSTLTRSETLRGPTDDPAVIREAAARLLDSVDTTGGVRLLGVGVSGLADFTQEDLFAQAAEARADESAAGPVEEPAAEESAPAHAAVHAEHQWRPGHDVRHAELGHGWVQGSGLGRVTVRFETPESEPGRVRTFRTDDPRLAPADPLPLVRRRPGEDEEAEAAGGTRELSVAPDSGTE; encoded by the coding sequence GTGAGAAACGCGCCCACGATCCTGCATCTCGACATGGATGCCTTCTTCGCCCAGGCGGAGCAGGCATCCAAGCCGAGCCTGCGCGGGAAGGCCGTGGTCGTGGGAGGCCTCGGGCCCCGCGGTGTGGTCGCGACGGCCTCCTACGAGGCACGGGTCTTCGGGGTCCACTCGGCGATGCCGATGGCCCAGGCGCGCAGGCTGGCACCGAACGCCGCTTACCTCGTGCCCCGGTTCGCCTTCTACCGGTCGATCAGCGAGCAGGTCATGGCGCTGCTGAGGGCGTTGTCGCCGCTGGTGGAGCCGCTGAGCCTGGACGAGGCCTTCGTGGACCTGGAGGCGGGCGAGGCGGCCTGGGACAGGGATTCCGCACGGCTCGCCGGCGTCAGACTGCGCACGGACATACGGGCCGTCACCGGTCTCACGGGTTCGGTGGGACTGGCCTCCTGCAAGATGCTCGCGAAGATCGCCTCGGAGGAGGCGAAACCCGACGGCCTGGTGCTCATCGAGCCGGGCACCGAGCGGCAGCTGCTCGGGCCCATGCCGGTGCGGACGCTGCCGGGGGTGGGCCCTGCCACGGGGGACCATCTGCGGCGGGCCGGGATCACCACGGTCGACGAGATCGCCGAGGCGGGTGAGGACGAGCTGGTGCGGCTGCTGGGCAAGGCGCACGGGCATGCCCTCCACGCCATGGCGCTGGCACGCGACGACCGGCCCGTGGTGGCCGAGCGGGAGACCAAGTCCGTCTCGGTCGAGGACACGTACGACGTGGACATCCACGACCGGGTCCGGGTGGGGCTGGAGGTCCAGCGGCTCGCGGACCGGTGTGTGCGCAGGCTCCGGGAGGCCGGTCTGTCGGGCCGGACCATCGTGCTGAAGGTGCGCCGCTACGACTTCTCGACGCTCACCCGGTCCGAGACGCTGCGCGGGCCCACGGACGATCCGGCGGTGATCAGGGAAGCGGCGGCCCGGTTGCTGGACTCCGTCGACACCACGGGCGGGGTGCGGCTGCTCGGGGTGGGCGTCAGCGGTCTGGCGGACTTCACGCAGGAGGACCTGTTCGCGCAGGCCGCGGAGGCGCGGGCGGACGAGTCCGCGGCCGGGCCCGTGGAGGAGCCCGCCGCCGAGGAGTCGGCGCCGGCCCACGCCGCTGTCCACGCCGAGCATCAGTGGCGTCCGGGGCACGACGTGCGGCATGCCGAGCTCGGACACGGGTGGGTGCAGGGCAGTGGGCTGGGCCGGGTCACGGTGCGGTTCGAGACGCCGGAGTCGGAGCCGGGCCGGGTGCGCACGTTCCGCACCGACGATCCGCGGTTGGCTCCGGCGGACCCGCTGCCGCTGGTGCGGCGAAGACCGGGAGAGGACGAGGAGGCGGAGGCGGCGGGCGGCACGCGGGAACTCTCGGTGGCGCCGGACAGCGGCACGGAGTGA
- a CDS encoding MerR family transcriptional regulator, translating to MRSSGDGAVGGAPGLGVGGSGPYPPPSSRLRSGLGYPQQSSAADHAPQRPAAVPSSGGTTSMASEQIGYRGPTACAAAGITYRQLDYWARTGLVEPSVRPAHGSGSQRLYSFRDVVVLKIVKRFLDTGVSLQNIRSAVQHLRERGFSDLERMTLMSDGATVYECTSPDEVHTLLQGGQGVFGIAVGVVWRDVESALSQLHGERVDTGETLVGPNPADELARRRNRAV from the coding sequence GTGAGAAGCAGCGGCGACGGTGCGGTTGGGGGTGCCCCCGGACTCGGTGTCGGGGGAAGCGGTCCGTACCCTCCCCCAAGCTCTCGGCTGCGCTCGGGCTTGGGGTATCCCCAGCAGAGCAGCGCGGCCGATCACGCTCCGCAGCGACCGGCGGCCGTGCCGAGCAGCGGAGGGACGACGTCCATGGCGTCCGAGCAGATCGGCTATCGCGGTCCGACCGCCTGTGCGGCGGCGGGCATCACCTACCGGCAGCTGGACTACTGGGCGCGCACCGGGCTCGTCGAGCCGAGCGTGCGGCCCGCGCACGGGTCCGGCAGCCAGCGTCTCTACAGCTTCCGCGACGTCGTCGTCCTGAAGATCGTCAAGAGGTTCCTCGACACCGGGGTGTCGCTGCAGAACATCCGCAGCGCCGTGCAGCATCTGCGGGAGCGCGGGTTCAGCGATCTGGAGCGGATGACGCTGATGAGCGACGGCGCGACGGTGTACGAGTGCACCTCGCCGGACGAGGTCCACACGCTGCTCCAGGGCGGTCAGGGGGTCTTCGGGATCGCCGTGGGCGTGGTGTGGCGGGACGTCGAGAGCGCGCTGTCGCAGCTGCACGGGGAGCGCGTCGACACCGGCGAGACGCTCGTCGGGCCCAATCCGGCGGACGAGCTGGCACGCAGGCGCAACCGGGCCGTCTGA
- a CDS encoding small basic family protein — MIAVLGLVVGVVAGLLVQPEIPAAVVPYLPIAVVAALDAVFGGLRAMLDGIFDDKVFVVSFLSNVVVAALIVFLGDELGVGSQLSTGVVVVLGIRIFSNAAAIRRHVFRA, encoded by the coding sequence GTGATCGCCGTACTGGGTCTCGTCGTGGGAGTCGTGGCCGGCCTGTTGGTCCAGCCCGAGATTCCGGCAGCCGTCGTCCCCTATCTGCCGATCGCCGTGGTGGCGGCGCTGGACGCCGTGTTCGGCGGGCTGCGGGCCATGCTGGACGGCATCTTCGACGACAAGGTGTTCGTGGTGTCGTTCCTGTCGAACGTGGTGGTCGCCGCGCTGATCGTCTTCCTGGGAGACGAGTTGGGCGTGGGATCGCAGCTGTCGACGGGTGTCGTCGTCGTTCTCGGCATCCGCATCTTCTCCAATGCCGCGGCGATCCGCCGGCACGTTTTCCGGGCGTGA
- the ftsR gene encoding transcriptional regulator FtsR codes for MLQTPRGGAGAGTAATDGVLMSIGTVLNALRDEFPDVTISKIRFLESEGLIEPQRTPSGYRKFSVRDVERLGHVLRMQRDHYLPLKVIREHLEAMERGEAAPLPTVGRQRDGEPALELSDGPTVARIGRTELLAAAGIGERELEEWESYGLVVPIEDGVYDAEAATVAALVAELGRYGIEPRHLRVMKTAADREAGLVDQVVAPLRRHRNPQTRAHAEARTKELAGLAVRLHAALVQTALGVRLP; via the coding sequence ATGCTGCAAACACCGAGGGGCGGTGCCGGAGCCGGCACCGCCGCCACGGACGGTGTGCTGATGAGCATCGGCACCGTGCTGAACGCCCTGCGGGACGAGTTCCCGGACGTCACGATCTCCAAGATCCGTTTTCTGGAGTCGGAAGGGCTCATCGAGCCCCAGCGGACCCCTTCGGGCTACCGCAAGTTCAGCGTGCGCGACGTGGAGCGCCTCGGTCACGTCCTGAGGATGCAGAGGGACCACTATCTGCCCCTCAAGGTCATCCGTGAGCATCTGGAGGCCATGGAGCGCGGCGAGGCCGCACCGCTGCCGACCGTGGGCCGGCAGCGGGACGGAGAGCCCGCCCTGGAGCTGTCGGACGGGCCCACGGTCGCCCGGATCGGCAGGACCGAGCTGCTGGCGGCCGCGGGCATCGGGGAGCGGGAGCTCGAGGAGTGGGAGTCCTACGGGCTCGTCGTGCCGATCGAGGACGGGGTCTATGACGCCGAGGCGGCCACGGTGGCGGCGCTCGTCGCCGAGCTGGGGCGGTACGGGATCGAGCCGCGGCATCTGCGCGTGATGAAGACGGCGGCCGACCGTGAAGCCGGTCTCGTCGACCAGGTGGTCGCACCGCTCAGACGGCACCGCAACCCGCAGACCCGGGCGCACGCGGAGGCCCGCACGAAGGAACTGGCCGGGCTCGCGGTCCGGCTGCACGCGGCGTTGGTGCAGACCGCGCTCGGGGTGCGCCTGCCCTGA